The sequence GGTGTCAGTGCGTGGTGCCCTGGCCATGGTGCGGGCCGCCAAGGTGTGGGCTGCCTCGCAGGGCCGGAACTTTGTCCTCCCGGACGACATCAAGGAACTGGCACCGGTGGTGTGGACCCACCGGTTCGTGATGGACCCCGAGGCAGAGTTCTCGGGCGCCACTGCCGAGGCCGTGCTGACCCGGATCCTGGCCGACGTCGCCGCCCCGCAGCAGCGCACAAACGCCTGAGCCGCCGGCTGCGGACGAACCCCGCAGCCCCCGCCATTCCATTCCAGCGCAACAACGAAGGCACACCCCTATGTCCGACGGCACGTCCAGCGGTACCCCGTTGACCCGGTTCGCGGAGCGTTTCCAGCAACTCTTCCACCGGAACGGCCGCCCCACCCGGCTGCACCCTGCCGCGGTGTGGTCCGAAGCCAGCAGCACCGCACTCCAGGCCCTGACGCCCGCGTGGCGGTCCGTCCGGGACACCTGGCTGAAGTATGCATGGCCGGTGCTGTCCGTGGTCAGCATCCTGGGCTGGTCCGTCCTGGCTGCAGCTATCCTGCTCTGGGCCACCGGCCAGGCCTTCGGCTGGCAGGAAGCCACGGCGGCGGCCATTGCCGCCTTCGCCATGTTTGTGATCGCTGTAGCCTTCATCCTGGGCCGGTCCTCGTACGGGGTGGTCCTGGACCTCGCCCGCACCCGCGTGGCCGTGGGGGACAGCGCCGTCGGCAGCATCGCCGTCTCCAACACCTCGGCACGTCCACTGCTGCCGGCCGCACTGGAACTGCCGGTGGGCAGCACCACGGCCGTGTTTCATCTGCCCCGCATGAAGCCCGGGCAGGTGCACGAGGACCTGTTCACCATTCCCACCGCCCGGCGCGCCGTCATCGTGGTGGGGCCCGTCCGTTCCGTGCGGGCGGACCCGCTGCACCTGCTGCGCCGGCAGGTCCTCTGGACCGACCCGGAGGACCTCTTCGTCCACCCGCGCACCGTGGCCCTGGCCGGTTCGGCGGCGGGCTTTATCCGCGACCTTGAGGGCATGCCCACCACGGACCTGTCCAGCGCCGACGTCTCCTTCCACGCCCTGCGCGACTATGTGCCGGGCGATGACCGCCGGCACATCCACTGGAAAACCACCGCCCGCACCAACAAACTCATGGTCCGCCAGTTCGAGGAAACCCGGCGCGCCCACCTGGCCATCTCGCTGTCCATCAACACCGAGGAATACGCCTCCGAGACCGAGTTCGAAATGGCCATCTCCGTGGCTGCCTCCATCGGCCGGCAGGCCATCCGCG comes from Pseudarthrobacter sp. NIBRBAC000502770 and encodes:
- a CDS encoding DUF58 domain-containing protein — its product is MSDGTSSGTPLTRFAERFQQLFHRNGRPTRLHPAAVWSEASSTALQALTPAWRSVRDTWLKYAWPVLSVVSILGWSVLAAAILLWATGQAFGWQEATAAAIAAFAMFVIAVAFILGRSSYGVVLDLARTRVAVGDSAVGSIAVSNTSARPLLPAALELPVGSTTAVFHLPRMKPGQVHEDLFTIPTARRAVIVVGPVRSVRADPLHLLRRQVLWTDPEDLFVHPRTVALAGSAAGFIRDLEGMPTTDLSSADVSFHALRDYVPGDDRRHIHWKTTARTNKLMVRQFEETRRAHLAISLSINTEEYASETEFEMAISVAASIGRQAIREQRELDVLTQKGPLRCETGRNMLDDMTRIVGAPMRRTAVDLARTLADTVPNASVVFFVVGSNVTATQLRSAAASVPPGVRSLAVRVEAGVAPTRANIADLTVLTLGDLADLAIVLRKAAA